A single Leishmania infantum JPCM5 genome chromosome 14 DNA region contains:
- the SCGL gene encoding putative phosphoglycan beta 1,3 galactosyltransferase: MADGLPSACPCTAKRRTASISAVSTSSVESRHGVRSDAGTSSPESAWGTRRDGVLAHEPPTVVTWRCSDPDPLNRAAAPVFGTSENRIFSAYEGRWQEAEALPASLPVLEGAATVAGAAREQSPTTPAASSAQGPSPFSLTVCGPTAVTAASLTVTAVSRVPKQVQEVAAVSEDEPTLSASGSLKPSRSYSRGRGSATQPYQCEAVGSSQGVHSPSAGGDAAVLATPHGQGRATAQPPLAMSPPALAFRANAEHMNTVGFPTPSPVARKAVAATAAKLSYAARSSASLSYNLSRLLRLCFLRRWCWRAWRVSDSGLLDSHFRRTSSSGRGGGMTDNCFDGDTDGDGSSHRPRSTKAEPRYSVGRLGDCDDDDYYKGRSVSALSRLLMTLWGRSCSAPTQEGGGGRAPTTTAAATRRRRRGMVTARTLLSDGARICITFFLCCCCCPFTKKLLGETTRRRNTVIVATENTTENAMFVLRRAWERHRGLLVTFAIACAFFLWWVGLPLAQAAVVCLLESEELFIARMQYVGLPVALHPPTHTMAVLLQQPTVPPTLVSLRRVSVLPRNGGSGGAAEADPAEVEGMSKSVLRQLFDRYRTRSAALAMEGLRLSYAQRHPRLFFLSSRTLTASQVPSWTLHVVEDGCTECLQGQGYAEAVKGMAVELDQTSPRTAGDDNVSRAAPSQVQGAVFATSNAPLGRIGPMLLAMASVTDDVEVAAELRKWRWLAPVRASEAGKDSPRAPRGSSKCASSTPYLAVLGIPSTDQPARVALREAQRQTWFKYHEVARTETGFDGALLPLYIFGAVEWPALTRQPTGAPVAPSSRDDGERSVRGGGKAAGKPAHLDAAYVSIDSQRLSANPSLLLPHIHDLAAAVELRTATLAAAAGATITADQDAPLLEMPTVTQRRRRMTLRPSWRNERSTDSPCDAIVDQTVRMTVASATPPSLPLLQVAQRLSLPVAPLVTAPARLVCYASSALWQEALERRDSLWIDMLTDRRPATGKTVGGEGKWGLRVEVGMSQKLILWLMYAYCTFPEVPFIMKGDDDTYIKVPQYLSDIRYLWRGRKTRVPPPHDVDTEHGTVENAQLTKSTEECVYWGSMRRWNGEVYFSAGMLLLLHRRLVQAVVEVRTEFNNDVLYLAAADYSAAYAHSYYASMMDHEDVMLGKLLMERRFRADRLCPFRRHWYVWEDLQRFHDLHRGRVRNVTWASVALHRCRPADAYYLHYFFAQEYRYSGSRGAAERSAQGGQEGDAILCNERAERAARQAAQSWVADRLRPVLQAGGNVAEGAARKLDAAALTAAEEEAGWSSLPDVLWAVQRDRSVHTPPYLSDRDGVAIDDVEYVPFSDGVLVLNGLKARILS; the protein is encoded by the coding sequence ATGGCAGACGGCCTGCCCTCTGCGTGCCCATGCACTGCGAAGCGACGGACCGCAAGCATCAGCGCTGTTTCTACTTCCTCAGTGGAGAGTCGCCACGGCGTTCGCAGCGACGCTGGCACGTCTTCGCCGGAGTCGGCATGGGGCACTCGGAGAGACGGGGTGCTCGCGCACGAGCCGCCGACGGTGGTGACATGGCGCTGTAGTGACCCGGATCCGCTCAatcgtgccgctgctccggTCTTCGGCACCTCGGAGAATAGGATCTTTAGCGCTTATGAAGGCCGCTGGCAGGAGGCAGAGGCTCTACCTGCATCTTTGCCAGTGCTGGAGGGTGCCGCGACcgttgctggtgctgccaGAGAGCAGTCTCCCacaacgccagcagcgtccTCCGCCCAAGGGCCTTCTCCGTTTTCTCTCACGGTCTGTGGGCCGACAGCTGTGACAGCAGCTTCACTGACGGTAACGGCAGTGAGCCGAGTGCCAAAGCAAGTACAAGAGGTCGCCGCAGTTTCCGAGGACGAGCCAACGCTCAGTGCGAGCGGATCGTTAAAGCCAAGCCGCTCTTACAGCAGAGGCAGgggcagcgccacgcagcCTTATCAATGTGAAGCAGTCGGAAGCTCCCAAGGCGTCCACAGCCCATCTGCCGGTGGTGATGCAGCCGTTCTTGCCACGCCCCACGGACAGGGCCGTGCCACTGctcagccgccgctggcaaTGTCACCGCCTGCGCTGGCGTTCCGCGCGAACGCAGAGCACATGAACACGGTGGGGTTTCCAACTccgtcgccggtggcgcgCAAGGCAGTggctgccaccgcagccaAGTTGTCTTATGCCGCTCGCTCctcggcgtccctgtcgTATAAtctctctcgccttcttcgcctgtGCTTCCTGCGACGATGGTGCTGGCGGGCGTGGCGCGTGAGCGACAGCGGACTGCTCGACAGTCATTTTCGACgtaccagcagcagcggtcgcggcggtggcatgaCGGACAATTGCTTTGACGGTGACACcgatggcgacggcagctCACATCGGCCACGCTCTACTAAGGCAGAGCCCCGCTACAGTGTTGGCCGTCTCGGTGACTGTGACGATGACGACTACTACAAGGGCAGATCAGTCAGTGCTCTTTCACGGTTGTTGATGACTCTGTGGGGTCGCTCATGTAGCGCACCAAcgcaggagggaggcggcggtcgtgcccccaccaccactgctgctgccactcgccgccggcgtcgcggcaTGGTGACGGCAAGAACGCTTCTCAGTGATGGCGCTCGCATTTGCATtactttttttctttgctgttgctgctgcccgttTACGAAGAAGCTGCTCGGCGAGACtacgcggcgccgcaacaCCGTTATTGTGGCCACCGAGAACACCACCGAAAATGCGATGTTTGTCCTCCGCCGCGCGTGGGAACGACACCGCGGCCTTCTCGTTACCTTCGCCATCGCATGTGCTTTTTTCCTGTGGTGGGTTGGTTTACCGCTCGCCCAGGCTGCCGTTGTGTGTCTGTTGGAGAGTGAAGAGTTGTTTATCGCGCGGATGCAGTATGTTGGGCTGCCAGTCGCGCTTCATCCACCGACGCACACaatggcggtgctgctgcagcaaccGACCGTGCCACCAACATTGGTGTCGCTGCGCCGGGTCTCAGTGCTGCCTCGCAACGGTGGCAGTGGGGGGGCTGCTGAAGCGGACCCCGCTGAGGTTGAGGGCATGTCTAAGTCCGTGCTGCGGCAACTCTTTGACCGCTACCGCACGCGCAGTGCCGCATTAGCCATGGAGGGGCTGCGCTTGTCATACGCGCAACGACATCcgcgcctcttcttcctttcctctcGCACTCTGACGGCGTCCCAAGTGCCGTCGTGGACGTTGCACGTGGTGGAGGATGGCTGCACCGAGTGTCTGCAAGGTCAAGGGTatgcggaggcggtgaaAGGGATGGCCGTTGAACTCGACCAAACCTCACCACGCACCGCAGGAGACGATAATGTCTCGcgcgcggcaccgtcgcaggTCCAGGGAGCGGTGTTTGCCACGTCGAATGCGCCACTGGGCCGCATCGGGCCGATGCTGTTGGCGATGGCGAGCGTGACGGACGACGTGGAGGTggctgcggagctgcgcaagtGGCGCTGGCTCGCGCCGGTGAGGGCCAGCGAGGCTGGCAAGGACTCGCCTCGTGCGCCACGCGGCTCATCCAAGTGCGCGTCCTCCACGCCGTATCTGGCGGTGCTCGGCATCCCCTCCACCGATCAACCAGCGCGCGTTGCCTTGCGTGAGGCGCAGCGTCAGACTTGGTTCAAGTACCATGAGGTCGCACGCACCGAGACTGGTTTTGacggggcgctgctgccattGTACATCTTCGGGGCTGTAGAGTGGCCTGCTCTGACTCGGCAGCCTACGGGTGCTCCGGTGGCGCCGAGCTcccgcgacgacggcgagagGTCCgtccgcggaggaggcaagGCCGCTGGAAAGCCTGCGCACCTTGATGCCGCTTATGTGAGTATCGACAGCCAGCGCCTCAGCGCCAACCCCTCACTACTCCTGCCACACATCCacgacctcgccgccgcggtggagctTCGGACGGCAAccctcgctgcagcagccggagCTACCATCACCGCCGACCAAGACGCTCCGCTGCTGGAGATGCCTACCGTCACGCAGCGAAGGCGCCGAATGACACTGCGGCCTTCTTGGCGGAATGAGCGCTCCACTGACTCGCCCTGCGACGCCATCGTGGACCAAACCGTAAGGATGACGGTAGCGTCGGCGACTCCGCCGTCGCTACCGCTTctgcaggtggcgcagcgcctttCCTTACCTGTCGCGCCTCTTGTCACGGCCCCCGCGCGCCTTGTCTGCTACGCATCGTCGGCCCTCtggcaggaggcgctggagcgtCGGGATAGCCTCTGGATCGACATGCTGACGGATCGGCGTCCTGCCACCGGCAAGACCGTCGGCGGGGAGGGCAAGTGGGGGCTGAGAGTGGAGGTGGGCATGAGCCAAAAGCTGATCCTGTGGCTAATGTACGCCTACTGTACGTTCCCGGAAGTGCCGTTTATTATGAAGGGCGACGATGATACGTATATTAAGGTGCCGCAGTACCTGAGCGACATCCGCTACCTGTGGCGTGGCCGCAAGACAcgcgtgccaccgccgcacgaCGTTGATACGGAGCACGGCACCGTCGAGAACGCACAGCTCACCAAGTCTACAGAGGAGTGTGTGTACTGGGGCAGCATGCGGCGCTGGAACGGCGAGGTGTACTTCAGTGCCGGCATGCTCTTGCTGCTCCACCGTCGCCTTGTCCAGGCCGTCGTGGAGGTACGCACGGAGTTCAACAACGATGTGCTGTACCTCGCCGCGGCTGACTACAGCGCCGCGTACGCCCATTCCTACTACGCGAGCATGATGGACCACGAGGACGTGATGCTGGGCAAGTTGCTGATGGAGCGACGCTTCCGAGCTGATCGGCTGTGCCCGTTTCGGCGCCACTGGTACGTTTGGGAGGACCTGCAGCGCTTTCACGATCTGCACCGTGGCCGCGTGCGCAACGTGACGTGGGCGTCTGTCGCTCTGCACCGGTGCCGCCCTGCGGATGCGTATTACCTGCACTACTTCTTTGCCCAGGAGTACCGctacagcggcagcaggggaGCGGCTGAAAGATCTGCCCAGGGAGGCCAGGAAGGCGATGCAATACTATGCAACGAGCGTGCGGAGCGCGCGGCACGTCAGGCTGCGCAGAGTTGGGTGGCCGACCGCTTGCGACCGGTGTTGCAGGCAGGCGGCAACGTTGCGGAGGGTGCCGCACGCAAGCTTGATGCTGCGGCTCTtacagcagcggaggaggaggctggATGGTCCAGTCTTCCCGACGTTCTCTGGGCGGTGCAGAGGGACCGCAGTGTGCACACGCCGCCTTACCTCTCCGACCGTGACGGGGTGGCCATCGACGATGTCGAGTACGTGCCGTTCAGCGACGGCGTTCTCGTGTTGAATGGGCTGAAGGCACGCATTCTTTCATGA
- a CDS encoding putative protein kinase: protein MEKYTKVKNIGKGNMGTCTLARNNEDGKYYVIKQVDLTRMSKKDRQQSLNEARVLSSLRHPNIINYVDSFLARKSDNLCIVMEYAESGDVCTRLKKNYGVNVPERQVLDWLIQLVLSLDYVHQRKILHRDVKTQNIFLTHENLIKLGDFGIARTLANTYDQAQTFVGTPYYLSPELILEQPYDHRSDVWALGVVLYEMLTLKHPFNAKDMKGLLQRILAVHYDPLPTVYSAELRDIVARMLVRDPAGRIKLDDILQIPIVRERIRQWLKEPDVVPQHYVRSLCKHHLLPDFQDEATAVPSTRSAARAAAAMAHEEWRTTSEATPAQTDGDVFARNDTGTRPHATPGGPFSIPSTAARAAASACTSSADNGSSDGVRPSMPALKPYSNLPQLGVAPPQLYAPQLPQIYPRVQSNNRAPSPSRLFRSPFSTPSLARSAALPISRQQGDLVGQSSPAPLPFQRPSARAKAPSRPYARPYVAQPHLSPSPAYLVAANPRKNPSDMRRQQGSRPSGPYLNPLFSAPRQMAPGCRPLAPPLPPPPDIKAMLQRAAAERARR, encoded by the coding sequence ATGGAGAAGTATACGAAAGTGAAGAATATTGGCAAGGGCAACATGGGCACCTGCACCCTTGCCCGCAACAACGAGGACGGCAAGTACTACGTCATCAAGCAGGTTGATCTCACGCGGATGAGCAAGAAGGACCGGCAGCAGAGCCTGAACGAGGCGCGAGTGCTGAGTTCACTGCGACACCCGAACATCATCAACTATGTTGACAGCTTTCTAGCCCGCAAGTCGGACAACCTGTGCATTGTGATGGAGTACGCCGAAAGCGGCGACGTCTGCACGCGCCTAAAGAAGAATTACGGTGTAAACGTGCCGGAGCGGCAAGTGTTGGACTGGCTCATACAGCTGGTGCTGAGTCTCGACTACGTGCATCAGCGCAAGATCCTTCACCGCGATGTCAAGACGCAGAACATCTTCCTCACACACGAAAACCTCATCAAACTAGGCGACTTTGGCATTGCTCGCACGCTGGCAAACACGTACGACCAGGCCCAGACGTTTGTCGGCACACCTTACTACCTGTCCCCCGAGCTGATTTTGGAGCAGCCCTACGACCACCGTAGCGATGTGTGGGCACTCGGCGTAGTCCTGTACGAGATGCTCACGCTCAAGCACCCTTTCAATGCAAAGGACATGAAAggactgctgcagcgcatcctcGCTGTGCATTATGATCCTCTACCAACCGTGTACAGCGCCGAGTTGCGGGACATAGTGGCGCGGATGCTGGTGCGGGACCCAGCTGGACGGATCAAGCTGGACGACATCTTGCAGATACCGATAGTTCGTGAGCGCATTCGGCAGTGGCTCAAAGAGCCCGACGTAGTACCGCAGCACTACGTACGCTCCCTCTGCAAGCACCACCTGCTGCCGGATTTCCAGGATGAGGCAACTGCTGTGCCCTCCACCAGGTCCGCCGCAagggctgccgcggccaTGGCGCACGAAGAGTGGCGCACCACCTCTGAGGCCACCCCAGCCCAGACGGATGGGGACGTCTTCGCCCGCAACGATACTGGCACGCGTCCGCACGCGACGCCAGGTGGGCCCTTCTCCATCCCCTCCacagctgcgcgtgcagcggcgtcggcttgTACCTCAAGTGCAGACAATGGATCTTCGGACGGGGTGCGACCATCCATGCCGGCTCTGAAGCCGTATAGTAACCTGCCGCAGCTGGGAgtggcgccaccgcagctgtACGCGCCCCAACTGCCACAAATATATCCACGGGTGCAGAGCAACAACAGAGCTCCTAGCCCCTCGCGACTATTCAGATCACCTTTTAGCACTCCCAGTCTCGCACgatcggcggcgctgccgatcTCTCGGCAGCAAGGCGATCTCGTGGGCCAatcttctccagcgccgctgccgtttcAGCGACCTTCTGCTCGCGCCAAGGCTCCCAGTAGGCCCTACGCACGCCCCTACGTGGCGCAGCCCCACCTGTCCCCATCGCCCGCCTACCTTGTCGCGGCCAACCCACGCAAGAATCCGAGCGACATGCGGCGTCAGCAAGGCAGCAGGCCCTCAGGCCCCTACCTGAACCCTCTGTTTTCTGCGCCTCGCCAGATGGCGCCCGGGTGCAGGCCACTagctcctcccctcccaccgccgcccgACATCAAGGCaatgctgcagcgcgccgccgccgagcgtGCACGACGCTGA